The following coding sequences lie in one Haematobia irritans isolate KBUSLIRL chromosome 3, ASM5000362v1, whole genome shotgun sequence genomic window:
- the LOC142230742 gene encoding uncharacterized protein LOC142230742: MKFIGIVLISIVVLCESQLQNEYCIGERAKDVRRRCAISHKVGQVEIDRFLHRAHAQSQNERCFRACVLIECKYFNADGTLRQDTARRAASLLSTRDHSKVNAAFQVVIYCQHNTPLLTNICDSTEAIYQCVTKNANFQFALDDY; the protein is encoded by the exons ATGAAATTTATTGGAATCGTATTAATATCCATTGTGGTTTTGTGTGAGTCGcag TTACAGAATGAATATTGTATTGGGGAAAGAGCCAAAGATGTACGTCGACGATGTGCAATTTCTCATAAGGTTGGCCAAG TTGAAATTGATAGATTTTTGCATAGAGCTCATGCTCAAAGCCAGAACGAAAGATGTTTCAGAGCTTGCGTTTTGATTGAATGTAAATAT tttAATGCCGATGGAACACTAAGACAAGATACTGCCAGGAGAGCTGCTTCACTTCTAAGTACCAGAGATCATTCGAAGGTAAATGCTGCATTCCAAGTTGTTATCTACTGTCAGCATAATACACCGCTTTTGACAAATAT CTGTGATTCTACAGAGGCTATCTATCAATGTGTAACGAAAAATGCTAATTTTCAATTTGCATTGGATGATTATTAg
- the LOC142228098 gene encoding uncharacterized protein LOC142228098: protein MKTIYIYLISIFMMCESQLHGRQREWCLGDFAKNVLDTCAAKNNVGDVEINRLLHGNSAKNRNEKCFRACFLKECDYFEGYGGFKVDTPQRLANQISLRNSSKYGIAKKIVATCIYITPDPHYCDTAENLFKCIKLNSPFPLTLDAIY from the exons ATGAAGACCATTTACATCTACttgatttcaattttcatgatGTGTGAAAGTCAATTACATGGTCGCCAG AGAGAATGgtgtttgggagattttgcaaaaaatgttcttGACACATGTGCAGCTAAAAATAATGTGGGAGATG TGGAAATTAATAGACTTTTACATGGAAATTCGGCAAAGAATAGAAATGAGAAATGCTTTCGTGCGTGTTTCTTAAAGGAATGTGATTAC TTTGAAGGTTATGGAGGTTTCAAAGTTGATACTCCCCAAAGACTGGCAAATCAAATATCACTACGGAATTCGTCAAAATATGGAATTGCGAAAAAGATAGTAGCAACCTGTATTTACATTACACCAGATCCACATTA TTGTGACACtgcagaaaatttattcaaatgcatTAAACTTAATTCTCCATTTCCGTTGACATTGGATGCTATATACTAG